A genome region from Arachis duranensis cultivar V14167 chromosome 6, aradu.V14167.gnm2.J7QH, whole genome shotgun sequence includes the following:
- the LOC107492648 gene encoding DNA repair protein recA homolog 2, mitochondrial isoform X2, which translates to MAFLTRLHSFARPFSSLLSTSRQSGGRAIMTKIGMNMCSLSPAVSTEASDLEFEVIHDDVKATEKDDALRLAVSQLANEFSEESMLSLQKFFGVRRAQVISTGSLKLDIALGMGGLPKGRIVEIYGREAAGKTTLALQVIKEAQKHGGYCAYLDVENALDASLVESIGVNTEKLLVSHPDCAENVLSMVDTLTKSGAVDVIVIDSVAALLPKRELDQLGVSTKLDLQPRLMTQALRKIQYSLSHSQTLIIFVNQIRFSPKSAKGCGPAEEVTCGGNALRFYAAVRLRLSRMGLIKTDDKVEGLRVCVQVAKNKLAPAALKKAELGIKFGGGFCQEAEVLDLACEHGMIVKDEESYLIEGNTFDTRKAAEVYLAEDDSVFDKLVMDLRRLYF; encoded by the exons ATGGCATTTCTAACTCGCCTCCATTCCTTCGCAAGGCCCTTCTCCTCTCTCCTCTCCACCTCGCGCCAG AGTGGAGGTAGAGCAATAATGACCAAGATTGGCATGAACATGTGCTCGCTTTCTCCAGCTG TTTCAACTGAAGCCTCAGATTTAGAATTTGAAGTGATCCATGATGATGTCAAAGCAACAGAAAAAGATGATGCACTTCGCTTGGCTGTCTCACAGCTTGCTAATGAGTTTAGTGAGGAATCCATGTTATCTTTGCAGAAGTTTTTCGGTGTGCGCCGCGCTCAAGTGATATCTACGGGCTCCTTGAAGCTTGACATAGCTCTTGGAATGGGAGGATTGCCAAAG GGTAGGATTGTTGAAATTTATGGACGAGAAGCAGCTGGCAAGACAACACTTGCACTTCAAGTTATTAAAGAAGCTCAAAAGCATGGAG GATATTGTGCATATCTTGATGTAGAGAATGCATTGGACGCTTCACTTGTGGAATCAATAGGTGTGAATACCGAAAAACTTCTTGTCTCGCATCCAGATTGTGCTGAAAATGTGTTGAGCATGGTTGATACATTAACGAAAAGTGGAGCTGTAGATGTGATTGTGATTGATAGT GTTGCTGCCCTTCTACCCAAGCGTGAACTTGATCAGTTAGGTGTTAGCACCAAACTAGATTTACAACCCCGACTGATGACCCAAGCACTGCGGAAAATTCAGTATTCATTATCACATTCACAAACTCTTATCATTTTTGTTAATCAG ATTAGATTTAGTCCAAAATCAGCTAAGGGATGTGGACCTGCAGAAGAGGTCACTTGTGGTGGAAATGCTTTGAGATTCTATGCTGCTGTTCGATTGAGACTTTCGAGAATGGGATTGATCAAAACTGATGATAAG GTGGAGGGTCTTCGGGTCTGTGTGCAAGTGGCGAAAAATAAGCTAGCACCAGCAGCACTCAAAAAGGCTGAACTAGGCATCAAGTTTGGAGGAGGCTTTTGCCAAGAAGCAGAGGTCTTAGATTTGGCTTGTGAACATGGAATGATTGTAAAAGACGAGGAAAGCTACCTTATAGAAGGAAATACTTTCGATACTAGAAAAGCGGCCGAAGTGTATTTGGCAGAGGATGACAGCGTCTTTGACAAGTTGGTAATGGACTTGAGAAGgctatatttttga
- the LOC107492648 gene encoding DNA repair protein recA homolog 2, mitochondrial isoform X1 — MAFLTRLHSFARPFSSLLSTSRQVSLSNTKLLKLPRKSGGRAIMTKIGMNMCSLSPAVSTEASDLEFEVIHDDVKATEKDDALRLAVSQLANEFSEESMLSLQKFFGVRRAQVISTGSLKLDIALGMGGLPKGRIVEIYGREAAGKTTLALQVIKEAQKHGGYCAYLDVENALDASLVESIGVNTEKLLVSHPDCAENVLSMVDTLTKSGAVDVIVIDSVAALLPKRELDQLGVSTKLDLQPRLMTQALRKIQYSLSHSQTLIIFVNQIRFSPKSAKGCGPAEEVTCGGNALRFYAAVRLRLSRMGLIKTDDKVEGLRVCVQVAKNKLAPAALKKAELGIKFGGGFCQEAEVLDLACEHGMIVKDEESYLIEGNTFDTRKAAEVYLAEDDSVFDKLVMDLRRLYF, encoded by the exons ATGGCATTTCTAACTCGCCTCCATTCCTTCGCAAGGCCCTTCTCCTCTCTCCTCTCCACCTCGCGCCAGGTCTCTCTCTCTAACACAAAGCTACTGAAACTTCCTAGAAAG AGTGGAGGTAGAGCAATAATGACCAAGATTGGCATGAACATGTGCTCGCTTTCTCCAGCTG TTTCAACTGAAGCCTCAGATTTAGAATTTGAAGTGATCCATGATGATGTCAAAGCAACAGAAAAAGATGATGCACTTCGCTTGGCTGTCTCACAGCTTGCTAATGAGTTTAGTGAGGAATCCATGTTATCTTTGCAGAAGTTTTTCGGTGTGCGCCGCGCTCAAGTGATATCTACGGGCTCCTTGAAGCTTGACATAGCTCTTGGAATGGGAGGATTGCCAAAG GGTAGGATTGTTGAAATTTATGGACGAGAAGCAGCTGGCAAGACAACACTTGCACTTCAAGTTATTAAAGAAGCTCAAAAGCATGGAG GATATTGTGCATATCTTGATGTAGAGAATGCATTGGACGCTTCACTTGTGGAATCAATAGGTGTGAATACCGAAAAACTTCTTGTCTCGCATCCAGATTGTGCTGAAAATGTGTTGAGCATGGTTGATACATTAACGAAAAGTGGAGCTGTAGATGTGATTGTGATTGATAGT GTTGCTGCCCTTCTACCCAAGCGTGAACTTGATCAGTTAGGTGTTAGCACCAAACTAGATTTACAACCCCGACTGATGACCCAAGCACTGCGGAAAATTCAGTATTCATTATCACATTCACAAACTCTTATCATTTTTGTTAATCAG ATTAGATTTAGTCCAAAATCAGCTAAGGGATGTGGACCTGCAGAAGAGGTCACTTGTGGTGGAAATGCTTTGAGATTCTATGCTGCTGTTCGATTGAGACTTTCGAGAATGGGATTGATCAAAACTGATGATAAG GTGGAGGGTCTTCGGGTCTGTGTGCAAGTGGCGAAAAATAAGCTAGCACCAGCAGCACTCAAAAAGGCTGAACTAGGCATCAAGTTTGGAGGAGGCTTTTGCCAAGAAGCAGAGGTCTTAGATTTGGCTTGTGAACATGGAATGATTGTAAAAGACGAGGAAAGCTACCTTATAGAAGGAAATACTTTCGATACTAGAAAAGCGGCCGAAGTGTATTTGGCAGAGGATGACAGCGTCTTTGACAAGTTGGTAATGGACTTGAGAAGgctatatttttga